One segment of Hemitrygon akajei chromosome 15, sHemAka1.3, whole genome shotgun sequence DNA contains the following:
- the LOC140739151 gene encoding ubiquitin-conjugating enzyme E2 A-like isoform X1, giving the protein MSTPARRRLMRDFKRLQEDPPAGVSGAPSDNNIMSWNAVIFGPEGTPFEDGTFKLVIEFTEEYPNKPPTVRFVSKMFHPNVYADGSICLDILQNRWSPTYDVSSILTSIQSLLDEPNPNSPANSQAAQLYQENKREYEKRVSAIVEQSWSDC; this is encoded by the exons ATGTCCACTCCGGCGAGACGGCGTCTGATGAGGGACTTTAAAAG GCTGCAAGAGGATCCTCCAGCTGGTGTTAGTGGTGCACCTTCTGACAATAATATAATGTCTTGGAATGCAGTTATATTTGG ACCTGAAGGAACACCTTTTGAAGATG GTACTTTCAAATTGGTTATAGAATTTACAGAAGAGTACCCTAATAAGCCTCCAACTGTTAGATTTGTGTCAAAAATGTTTCATCCAAATG TTTATGCAGATGGAAGTATATGCTTAGACATTCTTCAGAATCGTTGGAGTCCAACCTACGACgtttcttcaattttaacatcTATTCAG TCGCTACTTGATGAGCCAAATCCAAATAGTCCAGCAAACAGCCAGGCTGCACAGCTTTATCAAGAAAACAAACGAGAATATGAGAAGAGGGTATCTGCTATTGTAGAGCAGAGTTGGAGTGACTGCTAA
- the LOC140739151 gene encoding ubiquitin-conjugating enzyme E2 A-like isoform X2: MSTPARRRLMRDFKRLQEDPPAGVSGAPSDNNIMSWNAVIFGPEGTPFEDVYADGSICLDILQNRWSPTYDVSSILTSIQSLLDEPNPNSPANSQAAQLYQENKREYEKRVSAIVEQSWSDC, from the exons ATGTCCACTCCGGCGAGACGGCGTCTGATGAGGGACTTTAAAAG GCTGCAAGAGGATCCTCCAGCTGGTGTTAGTGGTGCACCTTCTGACAATAATATAATGTCTTGGAATGCAGTTATATTTGG ACCTGAAGGAACACCTTTTGAAGATG TTTATGCAGATGGAAGTATATGCTTAGACATTCTTCAGAATCGTTGGAGTCCAACCTACGACgtttcttcaattttaacatcTATTCAG TCGCTACTTGATGAGCCAAATCCAAATAGTCCAGCAAACAGCCAGGCTGCACAGCTTTATCAAGAAAACAAACGAGAATATGAGAAGAGGGTATCTGCTATTGTAGAGCAGAGTTGGAGTGACTGCTAA